The Musa acuminata AAA Group cultivar baxijiao chromosome BXJ3-6, Cavendish_Baxijiao_AAA, whole genome shotgun sequence region GTTTTAGCTGATTTTAGCTGCATGTTTGTTGGTTTTAATATCTTCAAACTTCATATTATTTTATGGAAATTGATATGAGGGGTTCTGTGGCATCATAGTTGTAATGTCTATTGCAGGTCTGCACACAGCGTTCTTGGAAAAGGCCCTTTGGCGTGGGTCTGCTTGTTGCCGGATTAGATGAGACTGGAGCTCACCTCTACTATAACTGTCCCAGTGGTAACTACTTTGAGTACCAGGCATTTGCAATCGGATCCCGCTCCCAGGCTGCAAAAACTTTCATGGAGCGCAGATTTGAGGCCTTCAACGGTTATTCTCGTGATGAACTGATCAAAGACGCACTTTTTGCCATAAAGGAGACATTGCAAGGAGAGAAGCTGACCAGTtccatctgcaccgttgctgttgTCGGAATTGGCGAGCCATTTCATATGCTTGATCAGAAGACAATACAGGAAGTGATTGATTCAATAGAGATCAAAGAAGATGATGCTTCTGCTGCAGCTGCAGATCAAACTCCCATGCAAGAGGAGGACAAGAGCTCAGAAGCTGCAGCTGCAGATCAAGCTTCCATGCAAGAGGAGGACAAGAGCTCAGAAGCTGCTCCAATGGATATTTGATCCATATATAAAAGAGTACAAACGTTTCACCACAAGAGCGTTGGTGTTTAGAGATTGTCACCTGTTGTTTGCATTATTGCTTTTCGACATGGTTCCTTCCTGCTTGAACTTACGATGCCTAATGTTAAACAGAACCTGTGCCTTACAAATTGGTTTTAGGTTGACAATGGATTTGGGACGATGACATTGTACCATGCATTTTAATATTAGCCCGTGACAAGGGTGTGTGGCATGTAATGTGCTGCTAATATTGGTAGGTACGTGGTGATGACCGTGCAGGCTGCCAACCGGAGAAGCATTAAGGTGAGGTTTTCTCTGGTAAATTGGTCATGCGATCCTGCTCGGCTGTTGTTGGCACAACAGCAAACTGAGCTCCCAAGTCTTGACACTCCGGTATGTTTATTTTAAGAAAAGCACGCtatctttctttttattattgttgGTACTTCATACGCGTCAATCAATTTGGCGGGCTGTACCAAAAACTGGAGGAGTGAAAACTGTTTGATCGACTCGAGCGAATGAGGACACATCAATCGCTAGGTCGTGTAACTTTCCCACGTGGACGAAGCGCCGAGCCTTATTTCTTAGTCGGAATCAATCATGTAGGCTTTCGTTGTCGTTTCATGAACGGAATTGAGCCCAACGCGACCTTGTTGGGCCGACGCGGTGGTAACACGGGCTTCAGCCTATGGTGACTCGTCATTCCATTCCTTTTCCTTCCGGACCAACCACCGAGCTTCCCCCGCGTCTCTCGGAGCAAATACGATCCAGGCTTGCCCGTTCTTCGCTCGCTTGATCCAAAAGTCCCCTGGCGACATCCCTGATCTAGATCTCCTCCGCCTCCCAGCCCTCGTCTCTCCGGTTCTCTCGAACCCTTTTCTCCCTGGATCCACCACCCCCGCGCTTCGATCCCTCCGGACGCCTAGGGTTCCGCTCTCCCACCGTATTCATTCCTGATTGGAATCCTCTTCACCTCTAGCGGAGGAAGAAAGACTTGATATTGGAGGTGAGTTGTCGGTGCTGCTtctgttttttgttttctatttcgtTTCTTGTTTTGAGCCCTAATCTTCAAAGTAGCTGACCTTTTCGTTATCCCCTTTTCACGATTTAGGGTTCGTACCTGAAATAACATCCTCGTCAAGAGCGGAGGTTTTTTGAGGTGTAGAATCGATGGAAGCCGATGGCGCAGCCGCTTCGTTTCCCCTGGCAAAGTGGAGAAGCGACTTCTCCAGGGCGTTCCAGCACTACCTGGATAAATCGACTCCTCATATGACTGGAAGATGGCTTGGTACTGTTGGAGTTGCAGCGATCTACTTCCTGCGAGTTTACTTTGTCCAGGGATTTTACATCATCACCTACGGGCTCGGGATCTATCTGCTTAATCTATTGATTGGGTTCTTGTCGCCTCTGGTGGATCCGGAGATTGAAGTTTCTGACGGCCCCGCCTTGCCTACAAAGGGCTCCGATGAGTTCAAACCCTTTGTTCGCCGTCTTCCCGAGTTCAAGTTCTGGT contains the following coding sequences:
- the LOC135640637 gene encoding protein RER1A-like, which codes for MEADGAAASFPLAKWRSDFSRAFQHYLDKSTPHMTGRWLGTVGVAAIYFLRVYFVQGFYIITYGLGIYLLNLLIGFLSPLVDPEIEVSDGPALPTKGSDEFKPFVRRLPEFKFWYSITKAFCVAFAMTFFSVFDVPVFWPILVCYWIVLFVLTMKRQIVHMIKYKYVPFNVGKQKYGGKKGPGSSSLSKD
- the LOC135640636 gene encoding proteasome subunit alpha type-1-like, whose amino-acid sequence is MFRNQYDTDVTTWSPAGRLFQVEYAMEAVKQGAAAVGLRSTSHVVLATVNKAASDLSSHQRKVFKIDDHIGVAIAGLTADGRVLSRYLRNECINHSFVYESPLPVSRLVVRLADKAQVCTQRSWKRPFGVGLLVAGLDETGAHLYYNCPSGNYFEYQAFAIGSRSQAAKTFMERRFEAFNGYSRDELIKDALFAIKETLQGEKLTSSICTVAVVGIGEPFHMLDQKTIQEVIDSIEIKEDDASAAAADQTPMQEEDKSSEAAAADQASMQEEDKSSEAAPMDI